From one Sulfurirhabdus autotrophica genomic stretch:
- a CDS encoding protein tyrosine phosphatase family protein, which yields MNIPNHLQISDQIASSGQPDEADFRFIASAGYRSVINLAMHDSDNAIPEEGYIVTRLGMSYHHIPVPFEAPKTSYLIQFIGIMETLKTEKVWVHCALNYRVSAFLYLYFR from the coding sequence ATGAACATTCCTAACCACCTCCAAATTTCTGATCAAATAGCCTCATCCGGGCAACCAGATGAGGCAGACTTTCGCTTTATCGCCTCCGCTGGATATAGATCAGTGATCAACCTGGCGATGCATGATTCAGATAATGCCATACCGGAAGAGGGATATATTGTTACCCGACTGGGTATGTCTTACCATCATATCCCTGTGCCTTTCGAAGCGCCGAAAACCAGCTACCTGATACAATTTATTGGCATTATGGAAACCCTTAAAACGGAAAAAGTGTGGGTTCATTGCGCATTGAATTACAGGGTCTCGGCATTTCTCTATTTGTATTTTCGATGA
- a CDS encoding DUF4260 domain-containing protein, producing the protein MDAATGNIRLILRLEGLAILVASTFMFHKLNFAWPTYFWFFLLPDLSFTGYLFGPRVGAISYNLTHSYCGAIALTITGVVMANALVLAGGLIWFAHIGFDRALGYGLKYAQGFSYTHLGNIGKQV; encoded by the coding sequence TTGGATGCTGCGACAGGAAATATACGTTTAATTCTCCGCCTGGAAGGCCTTGCCATTCTGGTCGCTTCGACATTCATGTTTCACAAATTAAATTTTGCATGGCCAACTTATTTTTGGTTTTTCCTGTTACCTGATTTGTCTTTTACAGGTTACTTGTTTGGCCCACGTGTCGGCGCTATTTCGTACAATCTTACCCACAGTTATTGCGGCGCAATTGCTTTAACTATTACTGGCGTTGTAATGGCAAACGCACTGGTACTTGCTGGTGGGCTCATTTGGTTTGCACATATCGGTTTTGACCGCGCGCTTGGTTATGGACTTAAATATGCTCAGGGATTTAGTTACACCCATTTAGGGAACATAGGTAAACAGGTTTAA
- a CDS encoding ankyrin repeat domain-containing protein, producing the protein MFNRLMHFLRSSRLFVLTTLIVVYLAFLFGNSSFSPRDLLDAIYIRVQTDPALSSHYDWPVKLQFDAPLELPHINNYPAFARVGVRGNVHWQNNQLTVQLHEVSHAAERNLWFDCKALKEVRVGLTPMGFFGAEHSVNNPPGSWSAWQPISVERSGQRAYSTQGNWEFTIPAPLASKPWEQRLAIETKCTVKDGSVFNMTSFTSSWFLANAAHQQAYAPDPCSQTLPLREALAARCQNAVEARINSPWGRQELTHNPGKEATWLDIAIAEKMPDTIRPLVKAGIDVNSTSDDYSGDTALIYAAGNGDYKSVRELLMLGANNNQKNKIGFSPYNAAASSGYGDLAMELAEQGVNRDTNTSNAYSALSLAAYFGDRATVRRLLESGSDPDIQVGGWYNALHHAVKKDNLDLARTLLVGGANPNIGVSARRGETPLMMAAENGSIPMMKLLILMGASIDLIDQMGKNATDYAEYFRKADASDFLCKRGLEPTSIDRSPRNNETKKRANCIAPSVARPNV; encoded by the coding sequence GTGTTCAATCGCCTTATGCATTTTTTACGTAGCTCGCGTTTATTCGTACTGACTACACTTATTGTCGTTTATCTGGCATTTTTATTCGGTAACAGCAGCTTTTCGCCCCGCGATTTGCTGGATGCCATTTATATTCGTGTGCAAACCGACCCGGCACTTTCATCTCACTATGACTGGCCTGTAAAATTGCAGTTTGACGCACCATTAGAACTGCCTCATATTAATAACTACCCTGCCTTTGCCCGCGTAGGCGTGCGGGGTAATGTGCACTGGCAGAATAATCAATTAACTGTTCAGCTCCATGAAGTAAGCCATGCCGCCGAACGAAATTTATGGTTTGACTGCAAGGCATTGAAGGAAGTAAGGGTTGGCTTAACACCAATGGGATTTTTTGGTGCAGAACACAGTGTCAACAATCCGCCCGGGAGCTGGTCTGCATGGCAGCCCATTTCTGTTGAGCGATCCGGTCAGCGCGCATACAGCACACAAGGGAATTGGGAATTTACTATTCCTGCACCACTTGCAAGCAAACCTTGGGAACAACGGCTGGCTATTGAAACGAAATGCACAGTCAAGGATGGTAGCGTTTTTAATATGACGAGCTTTACGTCATCCTGGTTTTTAGCCAATGCTGCGCATCAGCAAGCCTACGCTCCTGACCCATGCTCACAAACCTTACCGTTGCGTGAAGCACTTGCTGCGCGCTGCCAAAATGCGGTTGAAGCTCGGATAAATAGCCCTTGGGGACGACAAGAACTCACGCATAACCCAGGTAAAGAGGCAACTTGGCTTGATATTGCGATTGCCGAAAAGATGCCTGATACCATCAGACCATTGGTAAAAGCAGGGATTGATGTGAATAGCACTTCGGATGATTATTCGGGTGATACCGCATTAATTTACGCTGCAGGCAATGGCGATTATAAAAGCGTGCGCGAGTTGTTGATGCTGGGTGCAAACAACAACCAAAAAAACAAAATCGGCTTTAGCCCTTACAACGCTGCTGCCAGTAGCGGTTATGGTGATTTGGCAATGGAACTGGCAGAACAAGGCGTCAATCGTGACACCAACACGAGTAACGCATACTCTGCCCTGTCCCTTGCTGCTTACTTTGGGGATAGGGCGACAGTACGCCGTTTATTAGAATCTGGCAGCGATCCCGACATACAAGTGGGCGGTTGGTACAACGCATTGCACCATGCTGTGAAAAAAGATAATTTAGATCTTGCCCGCACATTGCTGGTTGGTGGCGCCAACCCCAACATTGGCGTGTCCGCAAGGCGTGGTGAAACCCCGCTGATGATGGCCGCTGAGAATGGCAGCATCCCCATGATGAAATTGCTGATCTTAATGGGTGCCAGCATTGACTTGATAGATCAAATGGGGAAAAACGCCACAGATTATGCTGAGTATTTTCGCAAAGCGGATGCATCTGATTTTCTGTGCAAACGAGGTTTGGAACCCACATCCATTGACAGGTCTCCACGCAATAATGAAACAAAAAAACGTGCTAATTGCATTGCCCCCAGTGTGGCCAGACCAAATGTTTGA
- a CDS encoding NIPSNAP family protein codes for MITCYLRYVIDPLKLKEFETYGKLWIPLVEKFGGKHHGYFLPHEGPNNIAHALFSFPSLADYEIYRAAATDDAECQAAMRYYRETQCFLSFERSFTRPVFE; via the coding sequence ATGATTACTTGTTATCTTCGTTACGTGATTGATCCTTTGAAACTGAAAGAATTTGAAACCTATGGAAAGTTGTGGATTCCTTTGGTAGAAAAATTTGGCGGCAAGCACCATGGCTATTTTTTGCCTCACGAAGGGCCAAACAACATTGCACATGCCCTGTTTTCTTTTCCTTCACTAGCTGATTACGAAATTTACCGTGCTGCCGCTACAGATGACGCAGAGTGCCAGGCAGCTATGCGCTACTACCGGGAAACACAGTGCTTTCTGAGTTTTGAACGCTCGTTTACGCGCCCGGTTTTTGAATGA
- a CDS encoding O-methyltransferase, which translates to MKDTVKHFPIGYQQILDETLKINFDQLSDPLPGSLLATLSATKPNGRFLELGTGSGLSTAWILHGMDALSSLTTIDSNEELVAIAKRYLGNDQRVSFVVGQGEELINNTEPESIDFIFADTWPGKYHQLEETLSLLKSGGLYIIDDMLPQDNWPDGHADKASNLTKYLEARDDLLTTKIAWSTGIIICTKRA; encoded by the coding sequence ATGAAAGATACAGTGAAACATTTCCCTATCGGGTATCAACAAATACTTGATGAAACACTCAAAATTAACTTTGATCAATTGTCAGACCCATTGCCGGGTTCTCTATTGGCCACACTTTCCGCCACAAAGCCTAATGGACGATTTCTTGAGTTAGGTACGGGGAGTGGGTTATCAACAGCCTGGATACTTCATGGCATGGATGCGCTTTCATCCCTTACTACTATTGATAGCAACGAGGAACTGGTAGCCATCGCCAAAAGATACCTTGGTAATGACCAACGTGTAAGCTTTGTGGTTGGCCAAGGTGAAGAACTGATAAATAATACTGAGCCGGAATCTATTGATTTTATTTTTGCTGATACCTGGCCTGGAAAATATCATCAACTGGAAGAAACATTGTCACTATTAAAAAGTGGAGGGCTATATATCATTGATGACATGCTGCCACAAGACAACTGGCCGGATGGGCATGCTGACAAAGCCAGCAATCTAACTAAATATCTCGAAGCCCGGGATGATTTATTGACGACCAAAATTGCGTGGTCAACAGGGATCATCATTTGCACGAAAAGGGCTTAA